In a single window of the Lujinxingia litoralis genome:
- a CDS encoding NAD(P)H-dependent glycerol-3-phosphate dehydrogenase — protein MKIGVIGGGSWGTALAKLLADQGHEVLMWVHEPDLVTSINQSRENTTYLAGHRLPETLRATHDMKEAVSDREMIVSVPPSHVLREVMGQAAPYLPDGIPIVSATKGIENDSLMLVSEILEDVLAPRFHPFLCYLSGPSFAKEVAAQKPTAVTIASYNHRLAVKVQQVFSTTYFRAYTSNDVVGVEIGGALKNVIAIASGAVSGMELGLNASAGMITRGLNEITRLGVRMGANPLTLTGLAGMGDLVLTCTGGLSRNRTVGYKLGQGMTIDAILSEMNMVAEGIKTSRSVHNLAEKIGVEMPISEQVYQVIYEGKDTRQAVTDLMSRPLKAELGGWM, from the coding sequence ATGAAGATCGGTGTGATCGGAGGTGGTTCCTGGGGGACGGCGCTGGCCAAACTTCTGGCGGATCAGGGCCACGAGGTCCTGATGTGGGTGCATGAGCCGGACCTGGTGACGTCCATCAACCAGAGCCGGGAGAACACCACCTATCTGGCCGGTCATCGGCTGCCCGAAACTCTGCGGGCGACCCATGATATGAAGGAAGCGGTGAGCGATCGGGAGATGATCGTCTCGGTGCCTCCCAGCCACGTGCTCCGCGAGGTCATGGGGCAGGCGGCTCCCTACCTGCCTGATGGCATTCCGATTGTCAGCGCGACCAAGGGGATTGAGAACGACTCCTTGATGCTCGTCAGCGAGATCCTCGAAGATGTGCTCGCCCCGCGCTTCCACCCCTTTTTGTGCTACCTCTCCGGGCCGAGCTTCGCCAAAGAGGTCGCCGCGCAGAAGCCCACCGCGGTGACCATCGCGTCGTACAATCACCGTCTGGCGGTGAAGGTTCAGCAGGTGTTCAGCACCACGTATTTTCGGGCGTACACGTCCAACGATGTGGTGGGCGTGGAGATCGGCGGGGCGCTTAAAAACGTGATCGCGATTGCCTCCGGCGCGGTCAGCGGGATGGAGCTGGGCTTGAACGCCTCGGCCGGCATGATCACGCGTGGTCTCAACGAGATCACGCGTCTGGGCGTGCGGATGGGGGCCAACCCGCTCACGCTCACCGGGCTGGCGGGGATGGGCGACCTGGTGCTCACCTGTACCGGCGGCTTAAGCCGCAATCGCACTGTGGGTTATAAGCTGGGGCAGGGCATGACCATCGACGCGATCTTGAGTGAGATGAACATGGTCGCCGAGGGCATCAAAACCTCGCGGAGCGTGCATAATCTGGCCGAGAAGATCGGGGTGGAGATGCCGATCAGCGAGCAGGTCTACCAGGTGATCTACGAGGGGAAAGACACCCGTCAGGCGGTCACCGACCTGATGTCGCGTCCGCTCAAAGCCGAACTCGGCGGCTGGATGTGA
- a CDS encoding Crp/Fnr family transcriptional regulator: protein MSMDRHRLAREVLRERPFFNALTGAEFDRLINACDLRTLAPREMLWAVGRQGQSCYILVSGRVEQALTRPPSGRKVEQIARPGAFLALAYLARPWHHHSSAMALERSVVLKLDRERFEAMFQAGDTVALRLVDALAENLVQEMRDANERLHEVFGHPAETLRMLRRRTRNA, encoded by the coding sequence ATGAGCATGGATCGCCACCGCCTGGCGCGCGAGGTGCTGCGCGAGCGCCCCTTCTTCAACGCGCTCACTGGCGCGGAGTTTGACCGCCTGATCAACGCCTGTGACCTGCGCACTCTGGCACCCCGCGAGATGCTCTGGGCGGTCGGGCGTCAGGGCCAGTCCTGTTATATTCTTGTCTCGGGACGCGTGGAGCAGGCGCTGACGCGCCCGCCCTCGGGGCGCAAGGTCGAGCAGATCGCTCGCCCCGGTGCCTTTTTGGCGCTGGCCTATCTGGCCCGGCCCTGGCACCACCACAGCTCGGCGATGGCCCTGGAGCGCAGCGTGGTCTTGAAGCTGGACCGCGAGCGTTTTGAGGCGATGTTCCAGGCCGGCGACACCGTGGCGCTGCGCCTGGTTGATGCGCTGGCCGAGAACCTGGTTCAGGAGATGCGCGATGCCAACGAGCGCCTCCACGAGGTGTTTGGCCATCCGGCCGAAACCCTGCGGATGTTGCGCCGTCGTACACGCAACGCCTGA
- a CDS encoding cyclic nucleotide-binding domain-containing protein: protein MSSTPAGESPLESSVFTSLELFQHLSAEELARVKEACTTEATEVGDLLFEQGDDSDALYIVCSGQLEVSAVSPVGEKVVLATLEQGTVVGEMSLIEGGPRSATVGVVRAGQVLKLRRTSFEALRQAGSLAAYKIILELARTVGERRRRTDERVQELFEDPDRHIDAFESQLHEMLGRLRKA from the coding sequence ATGAGCTCAACCCCTGCTGGCGAATCCCCTCTGGAGAGCTCGGTTTTCACATCACTGGAGCTTTTCCAGCACCTGAGCGCCGAGGAACTCGCCAGGGTGAAAGAAGCCTGCACCACCGAGGCCACCGAGGTCGGCGACCTGCTCTTTGAGCAGGGGGATGACTCCGATGCTCTCTACATCGTGTGTTCCGGCCAGCTGGAAGTTTCCGCCGTCTCGCCAGTGGGAGAGAAGGTGGTCCTGGCCACGTTGGAGCAGGGAACAGTGGTCGGAGAGATGTCGCTTATCGAAGGCGGACCACGTTCGGCCACTGTGGGGGTGGTGCGTGCGGGCCAGGTGCTTAAGCTGCGGCGCACCTCGTTTGAGGCCCTGCGTCAGGCCGGGAGTTTGGCCGCCTATAAGATCATCCTGGAGCTGGCGCGCACGGTGGGAGAGCGCCGCCGCCGGACCGACGAGCGGGTTCAAGAGCTCTTTGAGGATCCGGATCGCCATATTGACGCCTTCGAGAGCCAACTTCACGAGATGCTCGGTCGCCTTCGCAAGGCCTGA